One window of Populus nigra chromosome 5, ddPopNigr1.1, whole genome shotgun sequence genomic DNA carries:
- the LOC133694937 gene encoding uncharacterized protein LOC133694937 isoform X2: protein MSRISLQLMLRYLSGSRCSPSVVVWSLVGFLLSLHLYSLVSHNGGKVGDVQFHTSHHTLFRELEEVEEENIQIPPPKGKRSPRAAKRRPKRPTTLIDEFLDENSQLRHVFFPDMKTAIDPMNDSGNDSFNYYPGRIWLDTEGNPIQAHGGGILYDESSRTYYWYGEYKDGPTYHAHKKGAARVDIIGVGCYSSKDLWAWKNEGIVLEAEEANETCDLHKSNVLERPKVIYNEKTGKYVMWMHIDDANYTKAAVGIAISDYPTGPFNYLHSKQPHGFDSRDMTIFKDDDGVAYIIYSSEDNSELHIGPLTEDYLDVTHVVRRILIGQHREAPALFKYQGTYYMITSGCTGWAPNEALAHAAESIMGPWETMGNPCVGGNKMFRQTTFFAQGTYVFPLTGLPGSFIFIADRWNPADLRDSRYVWLPLIVGGPADRPLDYDFGFPVWSRVSIYWHRKWRLPSGRRGLK from the exons ATGTCTAGAATTTCTCTTCAACTCATGCTTCGTTATTTGTCAG GGAGCAGATGTTCACCATCTGTTGTTGTATGGAGCTTGGTGGGATTTCTGCTGTCCCTTCACTTGTACTCCCTTGTTAGCCATAATGGTGGAAAAGTTGGAGATGTCCAATTTCATACCAGTCATCACACTCTTTTCCGTGAACTTGAAGAGGTGGAAGAGGAGAATATCCAAATACCTCCACCGAAAGGAAAAAGGTCCCCACGTGCTGCAAAGCGAAGGCCTAAGAGGCCGACCACACTGATTGATGAATTTCTTGATGAGAATTCCCAACTTAGGCATGTGTTCTTTCCTGATATGAAAACTGCTATAGATCCAATGAATGATTCTGGGAATGACAGTTTCAACTATTATCCTGGAAGAATTTGGTTGGATACTGAGGGAAATCCAATTCAAGCTCATGGAGGGGGAATTCTATATGATGAAAGCTCAAGGACTTATTATTGGTACGGAGAATATAAAGATGGACCAACCTACCATGCTCACAAAAAAGGAGCAGCTCGG GTGGATATCATAGGAGTTGGTTGCTATTCCTCCAAGGACCTCTGGGCATGGAAAAATGAGGGCATCGTACTGGAAGCAGAAGAGGCAAATGAAACCTGTGACCTCCATAAATCCAATGTGCTTGAGAGGCCAAAAGTGATTTACAATGAGAAGACAGGAAAGTATGTAATGTGGATGCACATTGATGATGCCAACTACACCAAAGCTGCTGTTGGCATTGCCATTAGCGATTATCCAACTGGTCCATTCAACTACCTCCACAGCAAACAGCCCCATGGATTTGACAGCAGGGATATGACAATCTTCAAGGATGATGATGGTGTAGCATATATCATATATTCCTCTGAGGACAATAGCGAGCTTCACATTGGACCACTTACAGAAGATTATCTTGATGTTACACATGTTGTGCGAAGAATTTTAATTGGACAGCACAGGGAAGCCCCGGCTCTATTTAAGTATCAGGGGACTTATTACATGATCACTTCTGGTTGTACTGGCTGGGCGCCAAATGAGGCCCTAGCCCATGCAGCAGAGTCAATCATGGGACCATGGGAAACTATGGGAAACCCATGCGTTGGAGGGAACAAAATGTTTCGACAGACTACATTTTTTGCACAAGGTACATATGTATTTCCTTTGACAGGTCTTCCaggttcatttatttttatagcagATCGTTGGAACCCAGCAGACTTGAGGGACTCGAGGTATGTGTGGTTACCTTTGATAGTTGGAGGGCCTGCGGATCGACCACTGGATTATGATTTCGGATTCCCAGTCTGGTCAAGGGTATCAATTTACTGGCATAGAAAGTGGAGACTTCCTTCGGGGAGGAGAGGGCTGAAATGA
- the LOC133694937 gene encoding uncharacterized protein LOC133694937 isoform X1, which yields MTMRNKYRKPTTFHCNAGSRCSPSVVVWSLVGFLLSLHLYSLVSHNGGKVGDVQFHTSHHTLFRELEEVEEENIQIPPPKGKRSPRAAKRRPKRPTTLIDEFLDENSQLRHVFFPDMKTAIDPMNDSGNDSFNYYPGRIWLDTEGNPIQAHGGGILYDESSRTYYWYGEYKDGPTYHAHKKGAARVDIIGVGCYSSKDLWAWKNEGIVLEAEEANETCDLHKSNVLERPKVIYNEKTGKYVMWMHIDDANYTKAAVGIAISDYPTGPFNYLHSKQPHGFDSRDMTIFKDDDGVAYIIYSSEDNSELHIGPLTEDYLDVTHVVRRILIGQHREAPALFKYQGTYYMITSGCTGWAPNEALAHAAESIMGPWETMGNPCVGGNKMFRQTTFFAQGTYVFPLTGLPGSFIFIADRWNPADLRDSRYVWLPLIVGGPADRPLDYDFGFPVWSRVSIYWHRKWRLPSGRRGLK from the exons ATGACAATGAGGAACAAATACAGGAAACCAACCACTTTCCATTGCAATGCAGGGAGCAGATGTTCACCATCTGTTGTTGTATGGAGCTTGGTGGGATTTCTGCTGTCCCTTCACTTGTACTCCCTTGTTAGCCATAATGGTGGAAAAGTTGGAGATGTCCAATTTCATACCAGTCATCACACTCTTTTCCGTGAACTTGAAGAGGTGGAAGAGGAGAATATCCAAATACCTCCACCGAAAGGAAAAAGGTCCCCACGTGCTGCAAAGCGAAGGCCTAAGAGGCCGACCACACTGATTGATGAATTTCTTGATGAGAATTCCCAACTTAGGCATGTGTTCTTTCCTGATATGAAAACTGCTATAGATCCAATGAATGATTCTGGGAATGACAGTTTCAACTATTATCCTGGAAGAATTTGGTTGGATACTGAGGGAAATCCAATTCAAGCTCATGGAGGGGGAATTCTATATGATGAAAGCTCAAGGACTTATTATTGGTACGGAGAATATAAAGATGGACCAACCTACCATGCTCACAAAAAAGGAGCAGCTCGG GTGGATATCATAGGAGTTGGTTGCTATTCCTCCAAGGACCTCTGGGCATGGAAAAATGAGGGCATCGTACTGGAAGCAGAAGAGGCAAATGAAACCTGTGACCTCCATAAATCCAATGTGCTTGAGAGGCCAAAAGTGATTTACAATGAGAAGACAGGAAAGTATGTAATGTGGATGCACATTGATGATGCCAACTACACCAAAGCTGCTGTTGGCATTGCCATTAGCGATTATCCAACTGGTCCATTCAACTACCTCCACAGCAAACAGCCCCATGGATTTGACAGCAGGGATATGACAATCTTCAAGGATGATGATGGTGTAGCATATATCATATATTCCTCTGAGGACAATAGCGAGCTTCACATTGGACCACTTACAGAAGATTATCTTGATGTTACACATGTTGTGCGAAGAATTTTAATTGGACAGCACAGGGAAGCCCCGGCTCTATTTAAGTATCAGGGGACTTATTACATGATCACTTCTGGTTGTACTGGCTGGGCGCCAAATGAGGCCCTAGCCCATGCAGCAGAGTCAATCATGGGACCATGGGAAACTATGGGAAACCCATGCGTTGGAGGGAACAAAATGTTTCGACAGACTACATTTTTTGCACAAGGTACATATGTATTTCCTTTGACAGGTCTTCCaggttcatttatttttatagcagATCGTTGGAACCCAGCAGACTTGAGGGACTCGAGGTATGTGTGGTTACCTTTGATAGTTGGAGGGCCTGCGGATCGACCACTGGATTATGATTTCGGATTCCCAGTCTGGTCAAGGGTATCAATTTACTGGCATAGAAAGTGGAGACTTCCTTCGGGGAGGAGAGGGCTGAAATGA